GCGTCGTTGAAGACTTGGAAGTCCACACAAGCTGCCCTGTAAATTGACTTTATTTTTAATTTGCAGCCATTCTTTGCGCCAGTGTGCTTGCATGTGCTGCTGGCGGCGATCAAAGAGCTGAAACGCTACAAGGTGGAGCGGGCCAAGTACTCGGCGTTCCTCGCCTCCCAGTCCCAGGCGACGACCTCCTGAAGTCTTTGATCCATCCATCGATCCATCATCGGTGACAGGCTGCAAAGCATCGCTGGCTTTCTTCACGCCTGGTATCGTCATCGATCATCCCACGGAGTTTGACAGGTGACGGAAGGTATGGTAGATAGTGGCATCCTAGGCAGGCGAGTAGGAGGGGGTCTAGTCTACCTGCGCGCGTGTAAACCTGTAACTTATTACAGTATGTGGTAGATCTTGCTTATAGTCCGGGGCCGAGGACCCACATTTTGTTCGTAGAAGAATACTTGCCCTCTCACATGAAGAAATCCGTGTCAATTTCCAAGTTCCAACGGTACCATTTTTTTTTTTACCTTTTGGTCGAACCATCAATCATCTCTACTGAAAAGAAACTGGCGCATTTGTTTGGCCGAAAATGGCAAGGCATCTTCGTTATTaggggaaaagaaaaggaaaatggcACTGGGCGCCGTTACGTTTTTTTCTTTCTGATGAAAGGGCCGTTACGTATTTCTGTGACTGGGAGGATGCAGTTCTCCGCGAAGGCCCCAACCAACCGCAAGCGAGAAAGAAACCGCGCACGTGTAGTTACCGACTTACCGCGCCACCGGCGCACAGTGGTAAGCCGGTAACCACAGACGGACGGGCAAACGACCCAACCAAGACTCGAGTCCACAGCCACGACGAACCAACCGCTGCGGTTCGGCAAAAGCGCGCAGGCTTTACTTTGGACGCGCCCTTCCCCTCCcctccgccttcctcctctgcgCTCCACGCAAACCCCCGGGCCCCAAAACGGCAAAACCTCTCCGCTCCTCCCCTCTGCCCCGCCTCCCCACCCCACCCCAATGCGCGTGTAGCGTCTGAGCGGAAACCGCCCGCCGAGCGCGATGCCGTCGTCGCCGCCCggggcgtcgagcgacgcggtgccgCCGTGGCTGAGGGCCCTGCCGCTGGCGCCGGAGTTCCGCCCCACGGCGGCCGAGTTCGCGGACCCCGTCGCCTACCTGCTCAGGATCGAGCCCGCCGCGGCGCCCTTCGGCATCTGCAAGGTCGTGCCGCCCTGCGCGCGCCCGCCCCGCAAGGCCACCCTCGCCAacatcgcccgctccctcgccgCCAACGACAAGGCCGACGCCGACGACCACGCGCAGCCCCCGTCCTTCCCCGTCCGCCACCAGTACCTCGGCCTCtgcccgcgccgcccgcgcccagcGCTCCAGACCGTCTGGCTCTCCGCGCGCCGCTACACGCTCCCGCAGTTCGAGTCCCGGGCCGCCGCCGCGCGCGGCCCGCTCCTCGCCCGCCTCGGCGTCCCCGCCTCCAGGCACCTCCAGGGCGACCGCCTCTCCCCGCTCGACCACGAGGCGCTCTTCTGGCGCGCCGCCTCCGCCGACCGCCCCGTCACCGTCGACTACGCCAGCGACATGCCCGGCTCCGGCTTCCCCCCCTGCGCCGCGCGCCCCGGAAACCCCCAGCCCGCGCACGTCGGGGAGACGGCCTGGAACATGCGCGCCGCCGCCAGGGGCCCCGGATCGCTGCTGCGGTTCATGCGCGAGGACGTGCCTGGGGTCACCACGCCCATGCTCTACGTCGGCATGCTCTTCAGTTGGTTCGCCTGGCACGTCGAGGACCACGACCTCCACAGCCTCAACTACATGCACCTCGGCGCCGCCAAGACCTGGTACGGGGTGCCGCGCGACGCCGCGCTCGCCTTCGAGGACGTCGTGCGCGTGCACGGCTACGCCGGGGAGGTGAACGCCCTAGGTGAGGACAGCCGTTTGTTGTTTCCTGTGCTAGTTCCGCCGTGTCCTCTGTTGCTCTGACTGCATGGTGGTTCCGTCAAATTGCGGTGCAGAAGCATTCGCGACGCTGGGGCAGAAAACGACCCTGCTGTCCCCTGAATTGCTCGTCGGCTCGGGGGTGCCCTGCTGCAGGTGCTGCTCTCTCCCGATTTTGAACGATTTGATCTGAtgatacgtgtgtgtgtgtggttgttgACGGGGGCCTGGTTCTGTGCATTGGAACAGGTTGGTGCAGAATGCAGGGGAGTTCGTGGTCACCTTCCCAGGATCATATCACTGCGGTTTCAGCCATGGTGAGCGCTCGCACCAGTTAACATCACGGAAAATTCTCCTTTCGTACACTGCATTTCTGGTTGATGCATGCATACGCAATTATGCATGTCCAGTGTGTGCCAAACATCATGTCCAAAACCTGTAGTTGTGTTAAACATAGGTTTGCTAGATGATTTTTGCAAGCACGACCCTGGGTTTATATATAGTTATATTAACGTATCCCTGTCCTGAGTTTGTTTATGCATCTTGACATGGGGCCTTCGTCAATTCATCTCATCTAGGCTGGTGTGCAATATGCAAATGCAGGATGTGTATTTCTAGTGAACACATGAGGGTACTTCGTTCCTCTAGCATGCCATTGGAAAACTGAACTTTAGCTGTTACGTGGCCATCACTTTGTTGGCTCTTGCAATTTATAATAACCCCATGTGGACCAATTCGATTTGGGCAGGTTTCAACTGCGGTGAGGCATCAAATATAGCTACTCCTGAATGGTGGAGAGTAGCGAAAGAGGCAGCAGTCAGGAGAGCCTCAATCAATCAACCTCCCATGCTGTCGCACTATCAACTGCTTTACGAACTTGCACTGTCAATGTGCATCAGGTATTTGACACAAATTGCATGCTTCATGATGCATACTGTTCTTATGAGATATTCTGTTAGCTTCCTGCCTCAATACAGAAAATATGCCGTTCTTATAATTCCTTGTTATTGTCCAACTTATATCATGTTTTCACCTGAAAATAATTGGTCAGCAGGTGTGCAATCTGCAACTTTCATGTATGTTAAATCATAATATATGGTTCTGTGACCAGTGCTTGACAATATTTGATGTTCCACTTTAAGTTTCTCTGACCCAGTCAAGGAAGTATATTTTTCATTTGTGTGTCTTAAAGTAGCCCTGGTTTAATGATATAGTCTGGTAACCATGAAAGGAAGTTGTATATTTTTCCGTTCCGTGTCTTACAGTAGCCATGACTTAGTGACAACGCTTCAATCTGGGAATTTTGTTCACGTATATATCGTTGGAGCTCTCTTTCTGTGCTTGGAATTGGCACCCAGCGCAATGCTTTTTGTATATTTTTGTGGaccttttacttattgttttccAACTGTTATATATCTAGGGACCCGTCCATTGGGACAATGGAACCACGCAGTTCTAGactgaaggagaagaagaagggtgaAGGGGGACAATTGGTCAAGAAGTTATTTGTCCAAAATGCTATTCAAGATAATGAACTGCTTAGTTGTCTTCTGAATGATGGATCTTCTTGTATTATTCTTCCTATAAATGCTCATGATGGTCCTGTTCTTTCAGCTTTGCGTTCAAGATCCCAATTAATACCTAAATCCAAGTTGTCAAGATGTACACATGATTCACATAATGCAGAAGGTGACAAGGAGGATGTAATCAGTGCTGCTGGGCTCTTAGATCAGGGCTTATTATCCTGTGTCAGCTGTGGGATTTTAAGTTTCTCCTGTGTTGCTGTCATCAAACCAAGAGAGTGTGCATCAAAATACTTCATGTCTTCTGATTATAATTCGATCAATGATCAGCTTGTTGGTTCTGGTGGGAGTCATCTGGCTAATGCAGCTGGAAGTGaagggaccaatggtggcattctACGTAAGTTACATATTTTACAACATATAGCATCAAGTTTTTATGTTGACTCGTCTTCCCTTTTTCCTGATCAGCATGGGCTTCTTTATTCGCCGAGTTACTGATATTTGCATAAGTTCTTGAAGTAGTCAACAGATTATTTATGATTTTATAATCTCTTAGAAGTTATAACTAGACCATTTGGACTctcaaaagtaaataaataactagACCATTCGGAATTCAGTGGTTAAAATGGATGCAGATTTGGCCTTCTGATTTTATTTTATTGGAAACGTATAACCTTCTTTAAAATTTCACAGCTAAAAAAGAGCATAGCCTTGAAACTTCCATTCCTTGATCATGCTACGTTGCCCACCACAGAATAATGTATGTTATTCTTTCAGAGACGGTATCCAGAATTACAGGATGCATTGCTTATTGCATGGAAAATGTGCCACTTGATAAATTTGATTGCTCATtgcgtaatactccctccgttcctaaatactccctccgtcccaaaataagtgtctcaagcttagtacaattttggactgaagttagtataaagttgacacttattttgggacagagggaatataagtctttgtagagattccactatggaccacatacggatgtatatagatgcattttagagtgtagattcactccatagtggaatctctacaaagacttatactccctctgttctaaaatagatgacccaactttgtactaaagttagtataaagttgagtcatctatttcggaatggagggagtatttaggaacagaggtagtatTAGTTTATGAGCATATCTCCTAGGAGACCAATGGACTATCACATTAATTCAAAACAGAGAACAGTCGCAGATGTCTTCGATGCTTGTAGAGACAAACATACATGGATGTAACTTGTGTAGCTCTAATTGGGTTTTTTTTTTTGCTCATTTGCTATGCTAAAGTGGATTTCATCTTAGTTTCTTTCTCTTACAACATTTTTTTTGTTATCTGATGCAATGTATGTATTCCTGATCAACATGCAGGACCCAGTTTTGAACCATATGCCAATGATGCTGGACCTGTCACTAGAAATTCTGCTCCTGATCTTCTGGCATCTGCTTATGGAAATCAACCGGACACTGATGAAGATAATCGGAACAAAAAAATTAAGGTCTCTCATGACTCCAGCGAATTAGACGGAACGAAGATTCTCTCAAGTAGCATTAAATGGCAACAAAGACCATCATCCCAGAGCTCTCGGTGTATTGGTGGCTCAGGTATTTCGAATGGACCAAGAGGTGTTCGCACAAGAAACAAATATCAACTTAAGATGGCACTGTCTCAAGGTTTTCAGCTAAAGAATAATTATTGGACAATGGAACAGAAGGTTCAACCTGAACCGTCAAGGTCAAAAGAGACTGTGAAGGAGCCACTTGATGCCAGCGGTGCAGATAATGATGCTAGATGTAACAGCGCTGCAATCTCTGTGGGTGACCCTAGGATCTCTACAACCACGATGGACAACTTAAATAAACCAATTGTGAAAATTGATAAGGATTCATCGAGAATGCATGTATTTTGTCTTGAGCATGCTGTCGAGGTTGAGAAGCAACTCCAAGCAATTGGTGGGGCCCATGTTATTCTTTTATGTCGTCCAGGTTAGCCATCAAGCTGCTTACTCATCATGATCGAGTGCAATGCACCTTTTTATAAATCTAATGCGTTTTGAACTTGTGGCATCCTCTCTAATGCTTCATCTACTCGGTATGACTGGGCAGTGGCTCATTGTGATTGTACTTGAATATGTTAATGCAGTTATTGTTCAAAAGCACATTATACTCGCATCAACGTTGGTAACGTCACGAATTAAATTTAGACCTGTTGTGCTTGAGGTGCTCATGATACTGATTCTTGGTTCTGAAAGCATAATTGACTTGTTTGTTATGGTTTGTACAGAATATCTTAAAATAGAAGCAGAAGCAAGGTCGTTAGCTGCAGAAATGGAAGTTGAGCATGGCTGGAAGGACATCCATTTCAGGGAAGCCAACATGGAGGACAGGAAGATGATAGAAGAGCTTCTGCAGGATGAGGAATCAATACCAACAAGCAGTGATTGGGCTGTAAAGCTGGGAACCAATCTTTACTACAGTGCAAATCTGGCCAAATCTCCTTTACATAACAAACAAATACCATACAACAGGGTCATCTATAGGGCATTTGGCTGCAGTTCTCCTGACAACTCACCAGTAAAACGGGAAAATTGCGAGGGGAGTCAAGACAGGCAGAAGAAAGTAGTCTTGGCTGGCCGGTGGTGTGGGAAAGCATGGATGTCAAACCAGGTCCATCCATTCCTAGCTCAGAGAATTGAAAGCAGTGAAGCGAAGGAGGCTGACAAGTCTAGTGGAGTGCAAGCCTCGAAAAGAAATAGTGGCACCATAACAGAT
The Triticum dicoccoides isolate Atlit2015 ecotype Zavitan chromosome 3A, WEW_v2.0, whole genome shotgun sequence genome window above contains:
- the LOC119269991 gene encoding lysine-specific demethylase JMJ705-like, whose product is MPGSGFPPCAARPGNPQPAHVGETAWNMRAAARGPGSLLRFMREDVPGVTTPMLYVGMLFSWFAWHVEDHDLHSLNYMHLGAAKTWYGVPRDAALAFEDVVRVHGYAGEVNALEAFATLGQKTTLLSPELLVGSGVPCCRLVQNAGEFVVTFPGSYHCGFSHGFNCGEASNIATPEWWRVAKEAAVRRASINQPPMLSHYQLLYELALSMCIRDPSIGTMEPRSSRLKEKKKGEGGQLVKKLFVQNAIQDNELLSCLLNDGSSCIILPINAHDGPVLSALRSRSQLIPKSKLSRCTHDSHNAEGDKEDVISAAGLLDQGLLSCVSCGILSFSCVAVIKPRECASKYFMSSDYNSINDQLVGSGGSHLANAAGSEGTNGGILRPSFEPYANDAGPVTRNSAPDLLASAYGNQPDTDEDNRNKKIKVSHDSSELDGTKILSSSIKWQQRPSSQSSRCIGGSGISNGPRGVRTRNKYQLKMALSQGFQLKNNYWTMEQKVQPEPSRSKETVKEPLDASGADNDARCNSAAISVGDPRISTTTMDNLNKPIVKIDKDSSRMHVFCLEHAVEVEKQLQAIGGAHVILLCRPEYLKIEAEARSLAAEMEVEHGWKDIHFREANMEDRKMIEELLQDEESIPTSSDWAVKLGTNLYYSANLAKSPLHNKQIPYNRVIYRAFGCSSPDNSPVKRENCEGSQDRQKKVVLAGRWCGKAWMSNQVHPFLAQRIESSEAKEADKSSGVQASKRNSGTITDVPKSSKKRGNMAVEVTIDTKRPRLAEGHSSKPLKGIADVSHPSPAAVVPRVSSRIADRANRLKSDMTEEDDGHACRPKPKATSHSRTRPPKKIEVEAKKQMNMSKGDSKMMAPTAAKDDEEHPSATKGGPSVGPATKLEFSQRKHRTRTKTMKLLKKATGEERTPRDHPMHVEGYTCSIEGCSMSFDTRNELSLHELDICPVKGCGKKFFTHKFLLQHHKVHTETTKQLKKATGEERAPTPRDHPMRVEGYTCTIDGCSMSFDTKKELSLHERDICPVEGCGKKFFTHKYLLQHRKVHTDDRPLKCPWEGCDVAFKWAWARTEHLRVHTGDRPYVCCEPGCAETFRFVSDSSRHKRETGHSTKQTKTKT